One window of the Streptomyces sp. ITFR-21 genome contains the following:
- a CDS encoding thiamine pyrophosphate-requiring protein: protein MSVKVSDHVLQRLREWDVEHVFGYPGDGINGLLAAWGRAENRPEFIQARHEEMAAFEAVGYAKFSGRVGVCAATSGPGAIHLLNGLYDAKLDHVPVVAIVGQTNRSAMGGSYQQEVDLLSLFKDVASDYCEMVTVPEQLPNVIDRAMRTAYAKRTVTAVIIPADVQELDYTPPTHAFKMVPSSLGLADYAPVPADGDVARAAEVLNSGAKVAILLGQGARGARAEVEQLADTLGAGVAKALLGKDVLPDDLPYVTGSVGLLGTRPSYEMMRDCDTLLVIGSSFPYTQFLPEFGQARAVQIDNDPFMIGMRYPFEVNLVGDAAGTLKRLLPLLKAKQHGDWRRTVERNTARWWEVMQRRAAVDADPINPEYVVHSLDELLPENVMLAADSGSSANWYARHLRMRGAMRGSLSGTLATMGPGVPYVIGAKFAHSDRPAIALVGDGAMQMNGMAELVTAAKYWRGWQDPRLVVAVLNNQDLNQVTWEMRAMAGAPQFLPSQSIPDVRYADFARSVGLGGVRVEEPGGVRDAWQQALAADRPFVIDLRTDPAVPPIPPHAGLDQAEAVASAVLHGDSDRAGMVRQGLKAKVQELLPGRHHRDDRPGAGA, encoded by the coding sequence GTGTCCGTCAAGGTGTCCGACCACGTACTGCAGCGGCTGCGCGAATGGGACGTGGAGCACGTCTTCGGCTATCCCGGCGACGGCATCAACGGCCTGCTCGCCGCCTGGGGCCGCGCCGAGAACAGGCCGGAGTTCATCCAGGCCCGGCACGAGGAGATGGCCGCCTTCGAGGCCGTCGGCTACGCGAAGTTCTCCGGCCGGGTCGGCGTCTGCGCGGCGACCTCCGGTCCCGGCGCGATCCACCTGCTCAACGGCCTGTACGACGCCAAGCTCGACCACGTGCCGGTCGTCGCCATCGTCGGCCAGACCAACCGCAGTGCCATGGGCGGCAGCTACCAGCAGGAGGTGGACCTGCTCAGCCTGTTCAAGGACGTCGCCTCCGACTACTGCGAGATGGTGACCGTCCCCGAGCAACTGCCCAACGTCATCGACCGGGCGATGCGCACCGCCTACGCCAAGCGCACCGTCACCGCCGTCATCATCCCCGCCGACGTGCAGGAACTCGACTACACCCCGCCGACGCACGCCTTCAAGATGGTCCCCTCCAGCCTCGGCCTGGCCGACTACGCCCCGGTGCCCGCCGACGGCGACGTCGCCCGCGCCGCCGAGGTCCTCAACTCCGGTGCGAAGGTGGCGATCCTGCTCGGCCAGGGCGCCCGGGGCGCCCGCGCGGAGGTGGAGCAGCTCGCCGACACCCTCGGCGCCGGGGTCGCCAAGGCACTGCTCGGCAAGGACGTGCTCCCCGACGACCTGCCCTACGTCACCGGCTCCGTCGGCCTGCTCGGCACCCGCCCCTCGTACGAGATGATGCGCGACTGCGACACGCTGCTGGTGATCGGATCGAGTTTCCCCTACACGCAGTTCCTGCCGGAGTTCGGCCAGGCCCGCGCGGTGCAGATCGACAACGACCCGTTCATGATCGGCATGCGTTACCCCTTCGAGGTCAACCTGGTCGGCGACGCGGCCGGCACCCTCAAGCGGCTGCTGCCGCTGCTGAAGGCGAAGCAGCACGGCGACTGGCGCAGGACCGTGGAGAGGAACACGGCCCGCTGGTGGGAGGTCATGCAGCGCCGCGCCGCGGTGGACGCCGACCCGATCAACCCCGAGTACGTGGTGCACTCCCTGGACGAACTCCTGCCGGAGAACGTCATGCTGGCCGCCGACTCCGGGTCGTCCGCCAACTGGTACGCCCGCCACCTGCGGATGCGCGGCGCCATGCGCGGCTCGCTGTCCGGGACGCTGGCCACCATGGGACCCGGCGTCCCGTACGTCATCGGCGCCAAGTTCGCGCACTCCGACCGGCCCGCCATCGCCCTCGTCGGCGACGGCGCCATGCAGATGAACGGCATGGCCGAACTCGTCACCGCCGCCAAGTACTGGCGCGGCTGGCAGGATCCGCGGCTGGTCGTCGCCGTCCTGAACAACCAGGACCTCAACCAGGTCACCTGGGAGATGCGGGCGATGGCCGGTGCCCCGCAGTTCCTGCCGTCGCAGTCGATCCCCGACGTGCGCTACGCCGACTTCGCCCGCTCCGTCGGCCTCGGCGGTGTCCGCGTCGAGGAGCCCGGCGGGGTACGGGACGCCTGGCAGCAGGCGCTGGCCGCCGACCGGCCGTTCGTCATCGACTTACGCACCGATCCCGCGGTGCCGCCGATCCCGCCGCACGCCGGCCTCGACCAGGCCGAGGCCGTCGCCTCGGCCGTACTGCACGGCGACAGCGACCGCGCGGGCATGGTCCGGCAGGGCCTCAAGGCGAAGGTGCAGGAGCTGCTGCCCGGTCGCCACCACCGCGACGACCGGCCCGGCGCGGGGGCCTGA
- a CDS encoding plasmid stabilization protein, translated as MPSGSNAKRERQYEHIKDSAKDRGESDKRAKEIASRTVNKERARSGESKAASRTSTRDMPSSRRGGQRSHSGAQGPTRDQLYNEARQRGIKGRSTMSKAQLSKALGR; from the coding sequence ATGCCCAGCGGATCGAACGCCAAGCGCGAACGGCAGTACGAGCACATCAAGGACAGCGCCAAGGACCGCGGTGAGTCGGACAAGCGCGCCAAGGAGATCGCCTCGCGCACCGTCAACAAAGAGCGCGCCCGCTCCGGCGAGTCCAAGGCCGCCAGCCGCACCTCGACGCGCGACATGCCCTCGTCCCGGCGCGGCGGACAGCGCTCGCACTCCGGCGCGCAGGGTCCGACGCGGGACCAGCTCTACAACGAGGCCCGGCAGCGCGGTATCAAGGGCCGCTCCACCATGTCCAAGGCCCAGCTCAGCAAGGCACTCGGACGCTGA
- a CDS encoding SDR family NAD(P)-dependent oxidoreductase, with protein MTARLQGRTALVTGATSNIGQAIAVAFGAEGAHVVVSGRSTARGAEVVAGIRAAGGRADFVAADLDGGAAASTALAAEAARVLGGRIDVLVNNAGIFPGDVTTATDEATFDQVYAVNVKAPFFLTAAVAPAMVEAGGGAIVNLGSWVARLGLPVGALYSSTKGAVETLTRAWAAEFGPSGVRVNAISPGVIRSPALGDRPHPAEVMMRGTPAGTTGSPEAIAQAAVYLASDEAAFVHGTVLDVDGGRVGVAVVSGT; from the coding sequence ATGACCGCACGACTGCAGGGCAGGACCGCGCTCGTCACGGGCGCGACGAGCAACATCGGGCAGGCGATCGCCGTCGCCTTCGGGGCGGAGGGCGCGCACGTGGTGGTCTCCGGCCGCAGCACGGCCCGCGGCGCCGAGGTGGTGGCCGGCATCAGGGCGGCGGGCGGCAGGGCCGACTTCGTCGCCGCCGACCTCGACGGCGGCGCGGCGGCCAGTACCGCGCTCGCCGCGGAGGCCGCCCGGGTACTCGGCGGCCGGATCGACGTCCTGGTCAACAACGCGGGCATCTTCCCCGGGGACGTCACCACGGCCACCGACGAGGCCACCTTCGACCAGGTGTACGCGGTCAACGTGAAGGCCCCCTTCTTCCTGACCGCGGCCGTCGCCCCGGCGATGGTGGAGGCCGGCGGCGGCGCGATCGTCAACCTCGGTTCGTGGGTCGCCCGGCTCGGCCTGCCGGTCGGCGCGCTCTACAGCTCCACCAAGGGCGCGGTCGAGACCCTGACCAGGGCGTGGGCGGCCGAGTTCGGCCCGTCCGGGGTGCGGGTCAACGCGATCTCGCCCGGCGTCATCCGCTCCCCCGCGCTCGGCGACCGGCCGCACCCGGCCGAGGTGATGATGAGGGGCACCCCGGCCGGCACCACTGGCTCGCCCGAGGCGATCGCGCAGGCGGCGGTCTATCTCGCCAGCGACGAGGCGGCGTTCGTGCACGGCACGGTGCTGGACGTGGACGGCGGCCGGGTCGGGGTCGCGGTGGTCAGCGGGACGTGA
- a CDS encoding TetR/AcrR family transcriptional regulator, giving the protein MPQGLTSKGAATRQRIIDGAAVLMRQSGGGVSLDEIREATSTSKSQLFHYFPDGREQLVLAVASHEADQILADQQPYLDDLTSWRSWHAWRNTVVAHYKRQGRQCPLRVLLGQLDPEDTGGQSVQARLMDSWHGKLAAGVRHMQDQDLMTRGLAADRAADVLLAAVQGGAVVLIVTGSTGSLEAAVDLTLDQLRVHP; this is encoded by the coding sequence GTGCCGCAGGGGCTGACGAGCAAGGGCGCCGCCACCCGGCAGCGCATCATCGACGGCGCGGCGGTGCTGATGCGGCAGTCGGGCGGCGGCGTGTCGCTGGACGAGATCCGCGAGGCGACCAGTACCAGCAAGAGCCAGCTCTTCCACTACTTCCCGGACGGCCGGGAGCAGCTGGTGCTCGCGGTCGCCTCCCACGAGGCCGACCAGATCCTGGCCGACCAGCAGCCGTACCTGGACGATCTGACCTCCTGGCGGTCCTGGCACGCCTGGCGGAACACCGTGGTGGCCCACTACAAGCGGCAGGGCCGCCAGTGCCCGCTGCGGGTGCTGCTCGGGCAGCTCGACCCGGAGGACACCGGCGGCCAGAGCGTGCAGGCCCGGCTGATGGACAGCTGGCACGGCAAACTGGCGGCCGGGGTGCGGCATATGCAGGATCAGGACCTGATGACCCGCGGGCTGGCCGCCGACCGCGCCGCCGACGTGCTGCTGGCCGCGGTCCAGGGGGGCGCCGTCGTCCTGATCGTCACCGGCAGCACCGGTTCGCTGGAAGCCGCCGTCGACCTGACGCTGGACCAGCTGCGCGTGCACCCGTAG